In a single window of the Diospyros lotus cultivar Yz01 chromosome 10, ASM1463336v1, whole genome shotgun sequence genome:
- the LOC127811503 gene encoding probable serine/threonine-protein kinase PBL28 isoform X2, with translation MSSSFAGIIGGAGVVLAVLAIVIGIVCYCMLQHKRFSNRNSDTGSSDPSAVVELRRGGGPGSSTATTIPGRNGAVQFTIGELEQATKHFHESNLIGYGSFGLVYKGLLLRDGNFVAIKKRTGAPRRELVEEVAYLSRISHRNLVTLLGYCQESGYQMLVFEYLPNGSMCNHLYDDRKDLTTKLEFKQRLSISLGAAKGLWHLHNQKPPVVHGNFKTANVLVDENFIAKVADAGVYKLLPRTDDAGPSSMITINVSQDPEAGQMGIFSEMNDVFSFGVFLLELVTGREASNLDAFGSNETMLQWVETGLSSNDFVDHRLDGSFTSEGMRDFMRLALQCMSFPGERRPNMEMVVSQLDGILEKEITLTTVMGESSTTVTLGSQLFTS, from the exons ATGTCGAGCTCATTTGCAGGTATAATTGGAGGTGCCGGAGTGGTGCTAGCAGTGCTGGCAATAGTTATAGGTATTGTCTGCTATTGCATGTTGCAACATAAAAGATTCTCAAACAGGAATTCGGATACAGGTTCTTCAGATCCATCTGCAGTAG TTGAGTTGAGGAGAGGAGGCGGCCCTGGTTCATCCACAGCCACAACTATACCGGGACGAAATGGAGCTGTTCAATTCACCATAGGAGAGTTGGAGCAGGCTACCAAGCATTTTCACGAAAGCAATCTCATTGGATACGGAAGTTTTGGTCTTGTTTACAAAGGATTATTGCTTCGTGATGGCAACTTTGTTGCTATCAAAAAGCGTACTGGTGCCCCTCGAAGAGAACTTGTTGAGGAG GTAGCTTATTTATCAAGGATTTCGCACCGCAACTTAGTAACACTTCTAGGTTACTGTCAGGAAAGTGGATATCAAATGTTAGTTTTCGAATATTTACCCAATGGCAGCATGTGCAATCATTTGTATG ATGATCGAAAAGATTTGACAACAAAACTAGAATTCAAGCAAAGGCTATCCATAAGTCTTGGGGCAGCTAAAG GTTTGTGGCATTTGCATAACCAGAAACCTCCCGTAGTGCATGGAAACTTCAAAACAGCAAATGTCTTGGTTGATGAAAACTTCATTGCTAAAGTCGCAGATGCAGGGGTTTACAAACTACTTCCAAGAACAGACGATGCAGGTCCTTCTAGCATGATCACGATCAATGTTTCCCAAGACCCAGA GGCAGGCCAAATGGGGATTTTCTCTGAAATGAATGATGTGTTCAGCTTTGGAGTATTCCTTTTGGAGCTTGTAACTGGTCGGGAGGCTTCAAATCTTGACGCCTTTGGATCTAATGAAACTATGCTTCAATGG GTTGAAACAGGTTTAAGTTCGAATGATTTTGTGGACCATCGGCTAGATGGAAGCTTCACCTCGGAGGGAATGCGAGATTTCATGAGGCTGGCGCTGCAATGCATGAGTTTTCCCGGGGAAAGGAGACCAAATATGGAAATGGTTGTGTCACAACTCGACGGAATACTCGAGAAAGAGATCACTCTCACCACTGTAATGGGTGAGAGCTCCACCACGGTTACTCTTGGAAGCCAGCTATTTACTTCTTGA
- the LOC127811503 gene encoding probable serine/threonine-protein kinase PBL28 isoform X1 → MSSSFAGIIGGAGVVLAVLAIVIGIVCYCMLQHKRFSNRNSDTGSSDPSAVVELRRGGGPGSSTATTIPGRNGAVQFTIGELEQATKHFHESNLIGYGSFGLVYKGLLLRDGNFVAIKKRTGAPRRELVEEVAYLSRISHRNLVTLLGYCQESGYQMLVFEYLPNGSMCNHLYDDRKDLTTKLEFKQRLSISLGAAKGLWHLHNQKPPVVHGNFKTANVLVDENFIAKVADAGVYKLLPRTDDAAFRAGQMGIFSEMNDVFSFGVFLLELVTGREASNLDAFGSNETMLQWVETGLSSNDFVDHRLDGSFTSEGMRDFMRLALQCMSFPGERRPNMEMVVSQLDGILEKEITLTTVMGESSTTVTLGSQLFTS, encoded by the exons ATGTCGAGCTCATTTGCAGGTATAATTGGAGGTGCCGGAGTGGTGCTAGCAGTGCTGGCAATAGTTATAGGTATTGTCTGCTATTGCATGTTGCAACATAAAAGATTCTCAAACAGGAATTCGGATACAGGTTCTTCAGATCCATCTGCAGTAG TTGAGTTGAGGAGAGGAGGCGGCCCTGGTTCATCCACAGCCACAACTATACCGGGACGAAATGGAGCTGTTCAATTCACCATAGGAGAGTTGGAGCAGGCTACCAAGCATTTTCACGAAAGCAATCTCATTGGATACGGAAGTTTTGGTCTTGTTTACAAAGGATTATTGCTTCGTGATGGCAACTTTGTTGCTATCAAAAAGCGTACTGGTGCCCCTCGAAGAGAACTTGTTGAGGAG GTAGCTTATTTATCAAGGATTTCGCACCGCAACTTAGTAACACTTCTAGGTTACTGTCAGGAAAGTGGATATCAAATGTTAGTTTTCGAATATTTACCCAATGGCAGCATGTGCAATCATTTGTATG ATGATCGAAAAGATTTGACAACAAAACTAGAATTCAAGCAAAGGCTATCCATAAGTCTTGGGGCAGCTAAAG GTTTGTGGCATTTGCATAACCAGAAACCTCCCGTAGTGCATGGAAACTTCAAAACAGCAAATGTCTTGGTTGATGAAAACTTCATTGCTAAAGTCGCAGATGCAGGGGTTTACAAACTACTTCCAAGAACAGACGATGCAG CATTTAGGGCAGGCCAAATGGGGATTTTCTCTGAAATGAATGATGTGTTCAGCTTTGGAGTATTCCTTTTGGAGCTTGTAACTGGTCGGGAGGCTTCAAATCTTGACGCCTTTGGATCTAATGAAACTATGCTTCAATGG GTTGAAACAGGTTTAAGTTCGAATGATTTTGTGGACCATCGGCTAGATGGAAGCTTCACCTCGGAGGGAATGCGAGATTTCATGAGGCTGGCGCTGCAATGCATGAGTTTTCCCGGGGAAAGGAGACCAAATATGGAAATGGTTGTGTCACAACTCGACGGAATACTCGAGAAAGAGATCACTCTCACCACTGTAATGGGTGAGAGCTCCACCACGGTTACTCTTGGAAGCCAGCTATTTACTTCTTGA
- the LOC127811504 gene encoding monothiol glutaredoxin-S2-like, producing MARLEELVFGKPVVIFSRSTCCMCHTIKALLFEFGVNPIVHELDQMHRGREIEQALMRRGCQPPVPTVFIGGQLVGGANEVMSLHLNRTLKPMLQQAGALWV from the coding sequence ATGGCGAGATTGGAAGAACTGGTGTTTGGAAAGCCAGTGGTGATCTTCAGTAGGAGCACTTGTTGCATGTGCCACACCATTAAGGCTCTGTTATTTGAATTTGGTGTCAACCCCATTGTTCATGAGCTTGATCAGATGCACCGTGGCCGGGAAATTGAGCAGGCTCTGATGAGGCGCGGTTGCCAGCCACCGGTTCCCACGGTGTTCATCGGCGGTCAGCTGGTGGGAGGAGCTAATGAGGTCATGAGTCTTCACCTCAACAGAACCTTGAAACCCATGCTTCAGCAAGCTGGAGCTTTATGGGTCTAA